The DNA window TACAGCCATTgttctgaaattcagttttacaACAAATAGGACATAAGTAGCgcagaaataaatagaatttatgCTACACTGCCACTGAAGTAAACTACTACAACAATCACTACAGTTATCATTGCCTTATATGTCAAGggtttatacagaaaaaaatgcattatgcATACATGAAGGCAGGTTTGCATTTCAATTTGCACGTTTCCTTTTCATGACCTTTAGTTTTGAAAACACATTGCAGCTTTTCCAACTCTGTCAAATTCTGTCTTCATAATTTCACTCCAGTATTAACGTAACTGTTAGAATTCACATCCCTAAAAATACcagacaaataaaacaaaagctgttaTAATTAGGTGAGACAGtgagaaaagaatgaaaggaaTCAAATTAAATGAGAGAGATCCTTGGCCTCTAATATATCCATTATCTTTTCTGGCCTGAACTTCTACTTTATGTATGTGTCAGATGGAGGTCAGGGGTAGCCAACTGAAACTTGGTTACAAGACAAATGGGCAGTTTCAGTAAGGCAGCAGTTATGATAAGAAGAACTGTTGTTGAAGGGCTGGTTTAAATTTTTCTTAGTAATAGCAGGAAATAGTTTTTCtatcctgaaaaaaattctgagatgTCATAAAAATTCTTCTGTGATAACATggaatgaaaaatcaaaatctcaAACGTTGTCTCagtaagaaaatatgaaaaaataggattggatgagaaaaaaaaaaattccagaatgCTGCTGTTCGGCTtggaattttgtctttttttaactCTAATTTGCATAAATTTAGAAAATGGAGGAGTAATTTTTAGGTAAGTTTGTAATCTTATAGTGCTGAAATTGGATATTTTAATGATTCTGAACCTTCTTCACCAAAGCTGTgacttttcaaaatgaaacctGGTCTAAAAAAGCATCAAATCTAATCCTGTCATATGAACATTTTCAGATTTGGCTATTTGGCACCTTCTCAttaaaaaaggttttataaAAAGATTTTCTACTACTTTTGATGAGGCTTTTTGATTTGATGAGCTGCAATCTTTCTTTTGGCAAATTGAAGTCATATTGGAATGCTTAGGAATATTCCTAGAGGGATTCTAGCTGTATTTAATCATTGCTAACCTACgatttaatatgcattttcatATGTGCCTTGAGCACTTGTGTAGCATTACCTGGTTCGAATTCCTGAACGTCTCGAGGCAGATTGACAGCCAGTGACTTCCCAAATCTCTGTGGCAAATTTAGAAGTGATTGACTGGAACCTTTAAAAAGTGGAGATCTCTCAAGCCTGTGTGATACCTTTGGAGCATGATTAGGTATGTTCTCTCCAAAAGCTCTTCCAAATCTCAGGGGCAAATTAGAAAATGGTTTAAtgcttctttcttctggatAATTTCTTCCAAATCTAAGAGGTAAATTCACAACTGAATTTGGCATCTTGCTTGCTGTAAAAGGGTTCATTTTAATGATATCTTTTGATCTCCAGTCTTCCATTTCTTCAAAATTGagacttctctgcttttcttccaaaatattatctttaatctaatgaaaaataatttaaaaaaggataTGATCATTTTATAGGGCATTACTCCAGCTACCAATGACACAAAGTATTCAATTTCATACCTCCTTAGAAAGCTGCTGGGTaatgctctgatttttttgaaTATGTAATGTTTTTTAGATCTATTTGCTAAACTCCATTGTAAAGTGAGCTCCTTCTATGGATTACTTCATATGCCGACGTTgtcctgctttccttttcagagcTCTGACCACAAGGGCATATTTCCATATCAGTATCAGCAAATGGTTCAGCTCAAATGGTGTCAGTTGGAAATATTTCTGGGCACAGGTGTCAGTACCTGTGCAGTCAGTTAAGATAGGACAGCAGTTGCTGTCAGGTCCACATTTGCTAGTATCACCACCTGAAGTTCTCTGGAGTGGAAGATGCTGAACATATTTTGTGACTTCACACAGACCCTGACTCTTACTCATCTGCTCTGGATGAAGAGGAGGATGGACCAAGCTACCTGAAGGTATAGCTCATTTCTTCCTCAGCATTGGGGGGATGCTTTGGACCCAATGTCCATCCAGGCTATCAGGCAGGAAATGAATGGAAAGCTTTTGGGTCAAGTTCACATCATACTTGTTCTGGCCTTGCAGCATAGAGGCTGCCCTGAGTTTTAAATGGCTTTGGTCCTCCACCAGCCTGGGCTCCTAATCTTTGTGCAACCAGCACAAAACACACTTTCTATATCTATGCTGTCATACACAGAAGAATTGAGCCTAGTATATTA is part of the Vidua chalybeata isolate OUT-0048 chromosome 1, bVidCha1 merged haplotype, whole genome shotgun sequence genome and encodes:
- the NPVF gene encoding pro-FMRFamide-related neuropeptide VF, yielding MKVISTNILFALATVVFLTSNSMCLNEPMKSRLQSREDNDDKYYEIKDNILEEKQRSLNFEEMEDWRSKDIIKMNPFTASKMPNSVVNLPLRFGRNYPEERSIKPFSNLPLRFGRAFGENIPNHAPKVSHRLERSPLFKGSSQSLLNLPQRFGKSLAVNLPRDVQEFEPGM